In Dermacentor variabilis isolate Ectoservices chromosome 7, ASM5094787v1, whole genome shotgun sequence, a genomic segment contains:
- the LOC142587199 gene encoding neprilysin-1-like, with amino-acid sequence MHGYDVDGITFDEDIKKVNFKNSSTMKEYERKVLCLRKSYQNAEKNARQLDTTTDSEGFADYAGLQLAYAAYKSLPLAEQDRKLSGVNLSADKTFFVSHCLKWCDLVEKRRPDSRYWPGRSRCVVPLQNMPEFAAAFRCKTGSLMSPADRCDFW; translated from the exons ATGCATGGTTACGACGTCGACGGCATCACATTTGACGAAGACATAAAGAAAGTCAACTTCAAGAACAGTTCGACGATGAAGGAGTACGAGCGCAAAGTTCTCTGCCTTCGCAAATCGTACCAAAAT GCGGAGAAAAATGCCAGGCAGCTCGACACGACAACGGACTCGGAAGGCTTCGCCGACTACGCCGGACTCCAGCTGGCCTACGCCGCCTACAAAAGCCTGCCGCTCGCCGAGCAGGACAGGAAGCTGTCCGGCGTCAACCTGAGCGCCGACAAGACTTTCTTCGTGTCGCACTGCCTCAAGTGGTGCGACTTGGTCGAGAAACGTAGGCCGGACAGCCGCTACTGGCCCGGCCGGTCGCGCTGCGTCGTGCCTCTGCAAAACATGCCCGAATTCGCGGCCGCCTTCCGTTGCAAGACCGGGAGCCTGATGAGTCCCGCGGACAGATGCGACTTCTGGTAG